A genomic window from Glycine soja cultivar W05 chromosome 10, ASM419377v2, whole genome shotgun sequence includes:
- the LOC114371507 gene encoding uncharacterized protein LOC114371507, with protein MTFGEALQQMPLYSKFLKDMLTRKNKYIHSENIVVEGNCSAVIQKILPPKHKDPRSVTIPCSIGEVSVGKALIDLEANINLMPLSMCRRLGELEIMPTRMTLQLDDCSITRPHGVIEDVLIRVKHFNFPADFVVMYIDEDLEIPIILGCPFMSSASCVVDLGKKK; from the coding sequence ATGACTTTTGGAGAAGCTCTACAACAAATGCCGCTCTACTCTAAATTTCTGAAGGATATGTTGACAAGGAAGAACAAATACATTCACAGTGAGAATATAGTAGTGGAGGGTAACTGCAGTGCAGTCATTCAgaagatccttccaccaaaaCATAAAGACCCTAGGAGTGTGaccattccttgttcaattggtgAAGTCTCGGTGGGAAAAGCTCTCATTGACTTGGAAGCCAATATCAActtgatgccactctccatgtgtagAAGGTTGGgggagttggaaataatgcctACAAGAATGACTTTACAGCTAGATGATTGCTCTATAACCAGACCCCACGGTgttattgaagatgttttgattCGAGTCAAACATTTCAATTTCCCAGCTGATTTTGTAGTGATGTACATAGATGAGGATCTTGAAATTCCCATAATTTTGGGATGCCCTTTCATGTCCAGTGCAAGTTGTGTAGTAGACCTGGGAAAGAAAAAGTAG